The genomic segment CCACTACCTGCTCTACGCCGCCGACGGGGCCTTTCTGCTAGAGGCTGGTGAGGCCCAGTGGCGGCTGCCGCCCCAGCGCGCGGCCCTGATCGCGGCGGAGACGCCCATCCGCCTGCGCAGCAGCGGGGCGGTGGCATGCCACTCGGTGCTGTTTGCGCCGGGGGATATGCCGCCGCCCGCCCGCCCATGCTGCGTGTTCGCCGTCACCCCAGTGCTGCGCGAGATGCTGCGCTACAGCGCGCGCTGGGGGCGCGGGCGCTGCCCGGATGACGCGCAGGCCGCGCGCTTCTTTGCGGCGCTGGCCGACATGGGCAGCGAGGCGGCGGCCCAGCCAGCGCCGTTCTGGCTGCCGCGCCCGCGCTCGCCCGAGCTTGCGCGGGCCATGGCCTA from the Chloroflexia bacterium SDU3-3 genome contains:
- a CDS encoding helix-turn-helix transcriptional regulator, whose translation is MDEPTFGIAQTLTDLDTGWKSFPGHYLLYAADGAFLLEAGEAQWRLPPQRAALIAAETPIRLRSSGAVACHSVLFAPGDMPPPARPCCVFAVTPVLREMLRYSARWGRGRCPDDAQAARFFAALADMGSEAAAQPAPFWLPRPRSPELARAMAYALAHLGGPLSAAGAAQAAGVSERTLLRRFEAETQMTWRVFLGRARMIRAMELLERGSLPVIEVAYAVGFASPAAFSAAFRAFTGQTPRDYAGKRF